From a single Staphylococcus epidermidis genomic region:
- the nrdI gene encoding class Ib ribonucleoside-diphosphate reductase assembly flavoprotein NrdI, which translates to MKVVYYSFSGNVRRFISRAGIKDTFEITQDNCNESVNEPYILVTGTIGFGEVPQPVQSFLNVNHTQLQAVAASGNRNWGQNFAKAGHTISEEYKVPLMMKFEVQGTNKDIIEFKDKVGNFNENHGRKEIQSY; encoded by the coding sequence ATGAAAGTAGTATATTATTCATTTTCTGGTAATGTTAGACGATTTATTAGTCGTGCTGGTATTAAAGATACATTTGAAATTACTCAAGATAATTGTAACGAATCAGTTAATGAACCCTACATTTTAGTTACTGGCACTATTGGATTTGGAGAGGTGCCGCAGCCGGTTCAATCTTTTTTAAATGTAAATCATACTCAGTTACAAGCTGTTGCTGCGAGTGGAAATCGAAATTGGGGACAAAATTTCGCTAAAGCTGGCCATACAATTTCTGAGGAATATAAAGTTCCATTAATGATGAAGTTTGAAGTACAAGGGACAAATAAAGACATTATTGAATTTAAGGATAAGGTGGGCAATTTCAATGAAAACCATGGAAGAAAAGAAATACAATCATATTGA
- the murB gene encoding UDP-N-acetylmuramate dehydrogenase: protein MFKTLNKNDILRGLESILPKDIIKVDEPLKRYTYTETGGEADFYLSPTKNEEVQAIVKFAHENSIPVTYLGNGSNIIIREGGIRGIVLSLLSLNHIETSDDAIIAGSGAAIIDVSNVARDHVLTGLEFACGIPGSIGGAVFMNAGAYGGEVKDCIDYALCVNEKGDLLKLTTAELELDYRNSVVQQKHLVVLEAAFTLEPGKLDEIQAKMDDLTERRESKQPLEFPSCGSVFQRPPGHFAGKLIQDSNLQGYRIGGVEVSTKHAGFMVNVDNGTATDYEALIHHVQKIVKEKFDVELNTEVRIIGDHPTD from the coding sequence ATGTTCAAAACATTGAATAAAAATGACATCTTACGCGGATTAGAGTCAATTCTTCCTAAAGATATTATTAAAGTGGATGAACCTCTCAAGCGTTATACATATACAGAAACAGGAGGAGAGGCAGATTTTTATTTATCCCCTACCAAAAATGAAGAAGTCCAAGCCATCGTAAAGTTTGCCCATGAGAACAGTATACCGGTAACTTATTTAGGAAATGGGTCTAACATTATCATTCGAGAAGGTGGAATTCGAGGAATTGTCCTCAGCTTATTATCTCTCAATCATATTGAAACCTCTGATGATGCAATTATAGCAGGTAGTGGTGCAGCAATTATTGACGTTTCAAATGTTGCACGTGACCATGTATTAACCGGTTTAGAATTTGCATGCGGTATCCCTGGGTCAATTGGTGGCGCCGTATTCATGAATGCTGGTGCTTATGGCGGAGAAGTTAAAGACTGTATTGACTATGCATTATGTGTCAATGAAAAAGGTGATTTATTAAAGCTCACTACAGCTGAACTGGAATTAGACTATAGAAATAGTGTGGTACAACAAAAACATTTAGTTGTATTAGAGGCTGCTTTCACCTTAGAACCAGGTAAATTAGATGAAATTCAGGCCAAAATGGATGATCTTACTGAAAGACGTGAATCTAAACAACCGCTTGAATTCCCTTCTTGCGGAAGTGTTTTCCAAAGACCACCGGGTCATTTTGCAGGTAAACTCATTCAAGATTCTAATTTACAGGGCTATCGAATCGGTGGCGTTGAAGTTTCAACTAAGCATGCGGGATTCATGGTTAATGTAGACAACGGTACAGCAACTGATTATGAAGCACTTATACATCACGTACAAAAAATAGTTAAAGAAAAATTCGATGTTGAATTGAATACTGAGGTACGTATTATAGGTGATCATCCCACAGATTAA
- a CDS encoding GrpB family protein, translating to MYANVQPFIKNESVKQFTYEYNKVKDVLFTILDSPIKYTQHIGGTCHFNYQTEPILDILVGVNNLHDITSLDEKRLNYAGFYRLHHSYKKKVVMARFNNLSELKQEVRLHIIQMETSLFKQYQTVNHLLHNDKAIAEWFASKKNEIVQHAKKIREYESQKQNLFEKLYKESNLLS from the coding sequence ATGTACGCTAATGTCCAACCTTTTATTAAAAATGAATCTGTGAAACAATTTACATATGAATATAACAAAGTGAAAGACGTATTGTTTACTATTTTAGATTCTCCTATTAAATACACTCAGCATATCGGTGGTACCTGTCATTTTAATTATCAAACTGAGCCCATTTTAGATATACTTGTTGGTGTAAATAACTTGCACGATATTACTTCACTAGATGAAAAGCGCCTAAATTATGCTGGTTTTTATCGTTTGCACCATTCTTACAAGAAAAAAGTTGTCATGGCACGTTTTAATAATTTAAGTGAATTAAAACAAGAAGTAAGATTACATATTATTCAAATGGAAACTTCTCTTTTCAAACAATATCAAACAGTCAATCATTTACTACACAACGATAAAGCAATAGCAGAATGGTTTGCAAGTAAGAAAAATGAAATTGTGCAACATGCTAAAAAGATACGTGAATATGAGTCTCAAAAACAAAATTTGTTTGAGAAATTATATAAGGAATCTAATTTGTTATCGTAA
- the nrdF gene encoding class 1b ribonucleoside-diphosphate reductase subunit beta, which yields MKAVNWNTQEDMTNMFWRQNISQMWVETEFKVSKDIASWKTLTDSEKNTFKKALAGLTGLDTHQADDGMPLIMLHTTDLRKKAVYSFMAMMEQIHAKSYSHIFTTLLPSSETNYLLDTWVIEEPHLKYKSDKIVENYHKLWGKEASIYDQYIARVSSVFLETFLFYSGFYYPLYLAGQGKMTTSGEIIRKILLDESIHGVFTGLDAQSLRNELSESEKQKADQEMYKLLNELYDNEVSYTHLLYDDIGLAEDVLNYVRYNGNKALSNLGFEPYFEEREFNPIIENALDTSTKNHDFFSVKGDGYTLALNVEPLRDEDFVFDN from the coding sequence ATGAAGGCGGTAAATTGGAACACCCAAGAAGATATGACTAATATGTTCTGGCGTCAAAATATCTCACAAATGTGGGTGGAAACAGAATTTAAAGTATCAAAAGATATAGCAAGTTGGAAAACATTAACAGATTCTGAGAAAAATACTTTTAAAAAAGCGCTTGCAGGTTTAACAGGTTTAGATACACATCAAGCTGATGATGGTATGCCATTAATCATGCTTCATACTACTGATTTAAGAAAGAAAGCTGTTTATTCATTTATGGCTATGATGGAACAAATCCATGCGAAAAGTTATTCTCATATCTTCACTACATTATTACCATCTAGTGAAACCAACTATTTATTGGATACTTGGGTTATTGAAGAGCCACATTTAAAATATAAATCAGATAAAATTGTAGAAAATTACCACAAACTTTGGGGTAAAGAAGCATCGATTTACGATCAATATATTGCTCGTGTTTCTAGTGTATTCTTAGAAACATTTCTATTCTATTCTGGCTTCTATTATCCATTATATCTCGCAGGACAAGGAAAAATGACTACGTCAGGTGAAATTATACGTAAGATACTTTTAGATGAATCTATACATGGAGTGTTCACAGGTTTAGATGCACAAAGTCTACGTAATGAGTTATCTGAAAGTGAGAAACAAAAAGCTGATCAAGAAATGTACAAATTATTAAATGAACTTTATGATAATGAAGTTTCATATACACATTTATTATATGATGATATTGGTCTTGCTGAAGATGTATTAAATTATGTTCGATATAATGGAAATAAAGCATTATCGAATTTAGGTTTTGAACCATATTTCGAAGAGAGAGAGTTTAACCCTATTATTGAAAATGCACTAGATACATCTACAAAGAACCACGATTTCTTCTCTGTTAAAGGTGATGGCTATACATTGGCTTTAAATGTTGAGCCTCTACGTGATGAAGACTTTGTTTTTGATAATTAA
- the queF gene encoding preQ(1) synthase, whose amino-acid sequence MTQGRQKDELKDITLLGNQNNTYEFDYRPEVLETFDNKHQGRDYFVKFNCPEFTSLCPITGQPDFATIYISYIPNIKMVESKSLKLYLFSFRNHGDFHEDCMNIIMNDLINLMDPHYIEVWGKFTPRGGISIDPYTNYGRPDTKYEKMAEHRLMNHDMYPEKIDNR is encoded by the coding sequence TTGACACAAGGACGTCAAAAAGATGAATTAAAAGATATTACTTTATTAGGCAATCAAAATAACACTTATGAATTTGATTATAGACCGGAAGTTTTAGAAACTTTTGATAATAAGCATCAAGGTCGTGATTATTTTGTTAAGTTTAATTGTCCTGAATTCACATCACTATGCCCTATTACGGGTCAACCAGATTTTGCGACAATTTATATCTCGTATATCCCTAATATCAAGATGGTGGAATCTAAATCATTAAAGTTATATTTATTTAGTTTTAGAAACCACGGAGATTTTCACGAAGATTGTATGAATATTATTATGAATGATTTAATTAATTTAATGGACCCACATTATATTGAAGTTTGGGGTAAATTTACTCCGAGAGGTGGCATTTCCATAGATCCTTACACGAATTATGGTCGTCCTGATACAAAATATGAAAAAATGGCTGAACATCGATTAATGAATCATGACATGTATCCAGAAAAAATAGATAATCGTTAA
- a CDS encoding ferrated catecholamine ABC transporter substrate-binding lipoprotein SstD has product MKKTVLFLLLSLVLVLTACSNSSNNNSTSKKKNSDSKETVTIKNSFEASGKENNGSDKKKISNTVEVPKNPKNAVVLDYGALDVLKELGVADKVKGLPKGENNQSLPKFLDEFKDDKYINTGNLKEVNFDKVASAKPDVIFISGRTANQKNLDEFKKAAPKAKVVYVGTSDDNLIKDMKKNTENLGKIYDKEDKAKKINKDLDRKISDMKDKTKDFNKKVMYLLVNEGELSTFGPGGRFGGLVFDTLGFKPADKKVSKSPHGQNINNEYINKQNPDVILAMDRGSVVGGKATTNQVLKNKVIKNVKAVKSNHIYELDPKLWYFSSGSSTTTIKQIDELNEVVEKVEK; this is encoded by the coding sequence ATGAAAAAAACAGTCTTATTTTTATTATTGTCTCTAGTTTTAGTTTTAACGGCTTGTAGTAATAGTTCGAATAATAATTCAACTTCGAAAAAGAAAAATAGTGATTCTAAAGAAACTGTAACCATCAAAAATAGTTTTGAAGCAAGTGGTAAAGAAAATAATGGCAGTGATAAGAAAAAAATCTCTAATACTGTCGAAGTACCAAAGAATCCTAAAAATGCCGTTGTATTAGATTATGGAGCGCTTGATGTGTTGAAAGAATTAGGTGTGGCTGATAAAGTAAAAGGTTTACCTAAAGGTGAAAATAACCAATCTTTACCTAAATTTTTAGATGAATTTAAAGATGATAAGTATATTAATACTGGAAATTTAAAAGAAGTGAACTTTGATAAAGTTGCATCAGCTAAACCAGATGTGATTTTTATTTCAGGAAGAACAGCTAATCAGAAAAATTTAGATGAATTTAAAAAAGCTGCACCAAAAGCTAAAGTTGTATATGTAGGTACAAGTGATGACAACTTAATTAAAGATATGAAAAAAAATACAGAAAATTTAGGGAAAATCTACGATAAAGAAGATAAAGCTAAAAAAATTAATAAAGATTTAGATAGAAAAATATCTGATATGAAAGATAAAACTAAAGACTTTAATAAGAAAGTAATGTATTTATTGGTTAACGAAGGTGAACTATCAACGTTTGGACCAGGAGGAAGATTTGGTGGTTTAGTGTTTGATACATTAGGATTTAAACCTGCAGACAAAAAGGTTAGCAAAAGCCCGCATGGTCAAAATATAAATAATGAATATATTAACAAGCAGAATCCAGATGTTATTTTAGCTATGGATCGTGGTTCAGTTGTAGGTGGTAAAGCAACAACAAATCAAGTTTTAAAAAACAAAGTTATAAAAAATGTAAAAGCAGTAAAAAGTAATCATATTTACGAATTAGATCCAAAACTATGGTATTTCTCTTCAGGATCTTCAACGACAACTATCAAACAAATTGATGAATTAAATGAAGTAGTAGAGAAAGTTGAAAAATAA
- a CDS encoding CHY zinc finger protein: MAKVYGSLIDNETRCTHYYSSLDVIAIKFKCCNKYYPCYKCHNEHVSHTIERWAENEFDEKAIMCGVCKHEMRIRDYMMVEMCPRCKAHFNSRCKFHYHLYFEV; this comes from the coding sequence TTGGCAAAGGTTTATGGATCACTCATAGATAATGAAACACGATGTACACATTATTATTCATCTTTAGATGTTATTGCCATTAAATTTAAATGTTGCAACAAATATTATCCGTGTTATAAATGTCATAATGAACACGTATCTCATACAATTGAAAGATGGGCTGAAAATGAGTTTGATGAAAAAGCTATTATGTGTGGTGTTTGTAAACATGAGATGCGTATTCGTGACTATATGATGGTAGAAATGTGTCCTCGTTGTAAAGCGCATTTTAACAGTCGTTGTAAATTTCATTATCATTTATATTTTGAAGTATAA
- a CDS encoding ABC transporter permease has protein sequence MKFIFKGYTLFILLVTLTIVSLFIGVSQLSLIDIFHLSDEQINILFSSRIPRTVSILLSGSSLALSGLIMQQMMQNKFVSPTTAGTMEWAKLGILMSLLFFPNGPILIKLLFAVVLSIVGTFLFVQLINLIRVKDVIFVPLLGIMIGGILSSFTTFVALRTNALQSIGNWLTGNFAVITSGRFEVLYLTIPLLILAFVFANHFTIAGMGKDFSHNLGVSYEKIIKIALFITATLTALVVVTVGTLPFLGLIVPNIISIYRGDHLKNALPHTLMLGAIFVLIADIIGRIIVYPYEINIGLTIGVFGTIIFLILLMKGRKNYANER, from the coding sequence ATGAAATTTATTTTTAAAGGTTATACCTTATTTATTTTATTAGTGACTTTAACTATTGTCTCTTTATTTATAGGGGTGAGTCAGCTCTCTCTAATAGATATTTTCCATTTAAGTGATGAACAAATAAACATTTTGTTTTCGAGTCGAATTCCCAGAACAGTTAGTATTCTACTTTCGGGTAGTTCACTAGCTTTATCAGGATTAATTATGCAACAGATGATGCAAAATAAATTTGTAAGCCCAACGACTGCTGGTACTATGGAGTGGGCAAAATTAGGTATTTTAATGTCATTGTTGTTCTTTCCTAATGGTCCCATTTTAATCAAATTATTATTTGCTGTTGTTCTAAGTATTGTTGGAACGTTTTTATTTGTCCAATTAATTAATCTTATCCGTGTAAAAGATGTAATCTTTGTTCCACTTTTAGGCATTATGATTGGTGGTATTTTATCCAGTTTTACTACATTTGTAGCGTTGAGAACCAATGCTTTACAAAGCATTGGAAACTGGTTAACTGGTAACTTTGCAGTTATAACGAGTGGTCGTTTTGAGGTGTTGTATCTCACAATACCATTACTTATTTTGGCATTTGTATTTGCAAATCATTTTACTATTGCAGGTATGGGAAAAGACTTTAGTCATAATTTAGGTGTAAGTTATGAAAAAATCATTAAAATAGCATTATTCATAACAGCAACGCTAACAGCATTAGTTGTTGTTACTGTTGGAACATTACCATTTTTAGGTTTAATCGTACCGAATATCATATCTATCTATAGAGGCGATCATTTGAAAAATGCTTTACCACACACGCTTATGCTCGGTGCAATTTTTGTTTTAATTGCTGATATTATTGGTAGAATAATTGTTTACCCTTACGAAATTAATATTGGATTGACGATAGGTGTATTTGGCACAATTATTTTCCTAATCTTGCTAATGAAAGGTAGGAAAAATTATGCAAATGAGCGCTAA
- the nrdE gene encoding class 1b ribonucleoside-diphosphate reductase subunit alpha: MKTMEEKKYNHIELNNEVTKRKDNGFFDLEKDQEALKVYLEEIHDKMISFDDEIERLHYLVDNNFYFNVFEKYSEAELIEITEYAKSIHFQFASYMSASKFYKDYALKTNDKTKFLEDYNQHVAIVALYLANGNVKQAKQFISAMVEQRYQPATPTFLNAGRARRGELVSCFLLEVDDSLNSINFIDSTAKQLSKIGGGVAINLSKLRARGEAIKGIKGVAKGVLPVAKALEGGFSYADQLGQRPGAGAVYLNIFHYDVEEFLDTKKVNADEDLRLSTISTGLIVPSKFFDLAKEGKDFYMFAPHTVKQEYGVTLDDIDLEKYYDDMVANPNIDKKKKDAREMLNMIAQTQLQSGYPYLMFKDNANKVHANSNIGQIKMSNLCTEIFQLQETSVINDYGIEDEIKRDISCNLGSLNIVNVMESGKFRDSVFTGMDALTVVSDEANIQNAPGVKKANSELHSVGLGVMNLHGYLAKNKIGYESEEAKDFANIFFMIMNYYSIERSMEIAKERGEKYQDFEQSDYANGKYFEFYTSQEFEPKFEKVRQLFDGIDIPTSNDWKELQNKVEQYGLYHAYRLAIAPTQSISYVQNATSSVMPIVDQIERRTYGNAETFYPMPFLSPETMWYYKSAFNTDQMKLIDLVATIQTHVDQGISTILYVNSEISTRELSRLYVYAHHKGLKSLYYTRNKLLSVEECTSCAI; encoded by the coding sequence ATGAAAACCATGGAAGAAAAGAAATACAATCATATTGAATTAAATAATGAAGTGACCAAGAGAAAAGACAATGGTTTCTTTGATTTAGAGAAAGATCAAGAAGCATTGAAAGTGTATCTTGAAGAAATCCATGATAAAATGATTTCTTTTGATGATGAAATCGAAAGACTTCATTATCTTGTTGATAATAATTTTTATTTTAATGTTTTCGAAAAATATAGCGAAGCAGAATTAATTGAAATTACTGAATACGCAAAATCAATTCACTTCCAATTTGCTAGTTATATGTCGGCAAGTAAGTTTTATAAGGATTACGCTTTAAAAACGAATGATAAAACTAAGTTTCTTGAGGATTATAATCAGCACGTCGCAATCGTTGCACTTTATTTAGCGAATGGTAATGTTAAACAAGCAAAACAATTTATTTCTGCAATGGTGGAACAACGTTATCAACCGGCGACACCAACATTCTTGAATGCAGGTAGAGCAAGACGTGGAGAACTTGTTTCATGTTTCTTATTAGAAGTAGACGATAGCTTAAATTCTATCAATTTCATTGATTCAACTGCAAAACAACTTAGTAAAATTGGTGGTGGTGTGGCCATTAATTTATCGAAACTTCGTGCACGTGGAGAAGCAATTAAAGGAATTAAAGGTGTAGCTAAAGGTGTTTTACCTGTTGCTAAGGCACTTGAAGGTGGATTTAGTTATGCAGATCAATTAGGACAACGTCCTGGCGCTGGGGCAGTGTACTTAAATATTTTCCATTACGATGTTGAAGAGTTTTTAGATACTAAGAAAGTGAATGCAGATGAAGATTTACGTTTATCTACTATTTCGACTGGTCTTATTGTACCTTCTAAATTCTTTGATTTGGCTAAAGAGGGTAAAGATTTCTATATGTTTGCACCTCATACAGTTAAACAAGAATACGGTGTGACTTTAGATGATATTGATTTAGAAAAGTATTACGACGATATGGTTGCAAACCCTAATATCGATAAAAAGAAAAAAGACGCACGTGAAATGTTAAATATGATTGCACAAACACAATTACAGTCTGGTTATCCATATCTTATGTTTAAAGATAATGCAAACAAAGTACATGCGAATTCAAATATTGGGCAAATTAAAATGAGTAATTTATGTACTGAAATTTTCCAATTACAAGAGACATCAGTAATTAACGACTATGGAATTGAAGATGAAATTAAAAGAGATATTTCATGTAACTTAGGCTCATTGAATATAGTGAATGTTATGGAATCAGGTAAATTCAGAGATTCTGTGTTCACAGGTATGGATGCTCTTACAGTTGTAAGTGATGAAGCAAATATTCAAAATGCACCAGGTGTAAAAAAAGCGAATAGTGAACTACATTCTGTTGGACTAGGAGTAATGAACTTACATGGTTATCTAGCTAAAAATAAAATTGGCTATGAATCTGAAGAAGCAAAAGACTTTGCTAATATATTCTTTATGATTATGAACTATTATTCCATCGAACGTTCAATGGAAATTGCAAAAGAGCGTGGAGAAAAGTATCAAGACTTTGAGCAATCAGACTATGCAAATGGTAAATATTTTGAATTCTATACATCTCAAGAATTTGAACCAAAATTTGAAAAGGTTCGCCAACTTTTTGATGGTATCGATATACCTACTTCAAATGATTGGAAAGAATTGCAAAATAAAGTAGAACAATATGGACTTTATCACGCTTATAGATTAGCTATTGCTCCGACTCAAAGTATTTCTTATGTTCAAAATGCGACAAGTTCTGTTATGCCTATTGTTGACCAAATTGAACGTCGTACGTATGGAAATGCGGAAACATTTTATCCAATGCCATTTTTATCACCAGAAACAATGTGGTACTACAAATCAGCATTTAATACTGACCAAATGAAACTTATTGACTTAGTAGCTACAATTCAAACTCACGTAGACCAAGGTATTTCAACGATACTTTATGTTAATTCAGAAATTTCAACACGTGAACTTTCAAGATTATATGTATATGCACACCATAAAGGCCTTAAATCTTTATACTATACACGTAATAAATTATTAAGTGTGGAAGAATGTACAAGTTGTGCGATTTAA
- a CDS encoding ABC transporter ATP-binding protein yields the protein MIQIRNLDKTIDNKPILKDISVDIKKGKLTSLIGPNGAGKSTLLSAISRLFSYENGSILIEDKEISEYKTDDLAKKLSILKQSNHTDMNITIEQLVKFGRFPYSKGRMKQEDYDKVEYALDLLQLNEIKHRNIKTLSGGQRQRAYIAMTIAQDTDYILLDEPLNNLDMKHSVQIMQTLRDLCRQLNKTIIIVLHDINFASCYSDDIIALKQGELVKADDKDNVIQSDILKSLYEMEVRIEEIRGQRICLYYDETTFDSV from the coding sequence TTGATTCAAATTCGAAATTTAGATAAAACGATAGACAATAAACCTATTTTAAAAGATATTAGCGTAGATATTAAAAAGGGAAAATTGACTTCACTCATAGGTCCTAACGGTGCTGGTAAGAGTACATTATTATCTGCTATCAGTCGCTTATTTAGTTATGAGAACGGTTCAATTTTGATTGAAGACAAAGAAATTTCAGAATATAAAACTGACGATTTAGCTAAAAAATTAAGTATTTTAAAACAATCTAATCACACTGATATGAACATAACTATCGAGCAACTAGTTAAATTTGGTCGTTTTCCATATTCAAAAGGTCGAATGAAGCAAGAAGACTATGACAAAGTGGAATATGCTCTTGACTTATTACAGCTTAATGAAATTAAACATCGTAATATTAAAACACTATCTGGAGGTCAGCGACAACGTGCATATATTGCTATGACTATAGCACAAGATACTGATTATATATTATTAGACGAGCCTTTAAATAATTTAGATATGAAACATTCAGTACAGATTATGCAAACGTTACGAGATTTATGTCGTCAGTTAAATAAAACAATCATTATCGTATTACATGATATCAACTTTGCTTCTTGTTATTCAGACGACATCATTGCGCTTAAACAAGGTGAGCTAGTTAAAGCTGATGATAAAGATAATGTTATTCAGTCTGACATTTTAAAAAGTTTATATGAAATGGAAGTACGTATAGAGGAGATAAGGGGACAACGTATTTGTCTATATTATGATGAAACTACTTTTGACTCAGTTTAA
- a CDS encoding DMT family transporter yields the protein MILNSKVKGIIAILISAVGFSFMSVFFRLAGDLPVFQKSLARNFVAMFIPLFFIYKYRQPMFGKLSSQPLLISRSTLGLIGVLLNIYAIDHMVLSDADTLMKLNPFWTIVLSLIFLHEKVRKYQITAMIIAIIGMLLIVKPEFSSSVIPSIAGLLSGIFAASAYTCVRALSTREKPYTIVFYFSLFSVVVLIPFSIFTYTPMTTIQILFLLGAGLSAAVGQIGITLAYSFAPAKDISIFTYASIIFTALFGFILFGESPDMFATVGYIVIIGASYYMFDKARRETTINQNN from the coding sequence ATGATATTGAATTCAAAAGTTAAAGGTATTATTGCTATATTGATTTCAGCTGTGGGTTTTAGTTTTATGTCAGTCTTTTTTAGATTGGCCGGTGATTTACCAGTCTTTCAAAAATCTCTAGCTAGAAATTTTGTAGCCATGTTTATACCATTATTTTTTATTTATAAATATAGGCAACCTATGTTTGGAAAATTAAGTAGTCAACCCCTACTCATCTCACGTTCAACACTTGGGTTAATTGGTGTCTTACTTAATATCTACGCAATTGATCACATGGTATTAAGTGATGCTGATACATTAATGAAATTAAATCCTTTTTGGACAATTGTTCTTAGTTTAATTTTTTTACATGAAAAGGTACGAAAATATCAAATCACGGCGATGATTATTGCTATAATAGGGATGCTATTAATTGTTAAACCAGAATTTTCATCATCAGTTATTCCTTCAATAGCAGGATTACTATCCGGTATTTTTGCAGCTTCTGCCTACACATGTGTTAGAGCACTCAGCACTCGTGAAAAACCTTATACGATAGTGTTTTATTTTTCATTATTCTCAGTTGTAGTTCTTATACCTTTTTCAATATTTACTTATACACCTATGACAACAATTCAAATTCTTTTCTTACTCGGCGCTGGATTATCAGCAGCTGTAGGACAAATTGGTATAACATTGGCTTATAGTTTTGCTCCAGCAAAAGATATCTCCATCTTCACATATGCGTCTATAATATTTACTGCATTATTTGGATTTATTCTGTTTGGAGAATCACCTGATATGTTTGCAACAGTAGGATATATTGTCATTATCGGAGCAAGTTACTATATGTTTGATAAAGCAAGACGTGAAACAACTATAAATCAAAATAATTAA
- a CDS encoding iron chelate uptake ABC transporter family permease subunit, whose translation MQMSANKKISILVVMAICMAIFYLLVGLDFDIFEYQFQSRFKKFILILLVGASIGTSVVIFQSITTNRLLTPSIMGLDSVYLFVKVLPIFILGEQATVVTNIYLNFLITLIAMVFFSLLLFQVIFKLGHFSVYFILLVGVILGTFFRSITSFLQLIMNPESFLAVQNVMFASFEASNSKLVTVSGILLVILIIVTIILRPYLDVLLLGRAQAINLGVSYENMTRMFLILVALLVSISTALIGPVTFLGLLTVNLAHEFMKTYEHKFILPATILFSWISLFIAQWVVENLFEATTEFSLIVDLVGGSYFIYLLVKRRNAN comes from the coding sequence ATGCAAATGAGCGCTAATAAAAAAATAAGTATACTGGTCGTTATGGCAATTTGTATGGCAATTTTTTATTTATTGGTAGGTTTAGATTTTGATATATTTGAATATCAATTCCAAAGCCGTTTCAAAAAATTTATTCTTATATTATTAGTAGGAGCATCGATAGGAACGTCCGTAGTTATTTTCCAATCTATTACTACAAATAGATTATTAACTCCTTCTATTATGGGACTTGATTCTGTGTATTTATTTGTCAAAGTCTTACCTATTTTTATTTTAGGTGAACAAGCAACTGTTGTTACAAATATCTACCTTAATTTTTTAATCACTTTGATCGCAATGGTGTTTTTTTCATTGCTATTATTTCAAGTTATATTTAAACTAGGTCACTTTTCAGTCTATTTCATATTACTAGTTGGTGTAATATTAGGAACTTTCTTCCGTAGTATTACAAGTTTTCTCCAACTTATAATGAATCCTGAATCTTTTTTAGCAGTTCAAAATGTTATGTTTGCTAGCTTTGAAGCATCAAATTCTAAATTAGTAACTGTTTCAGGCATATTATTAGTTATATTAATAATTGTTACAATAATACTTCGACCATATTTAGATGTTCTTTTGTTAGGTAGAGCACAAGCAATTAATCTAGGTGTTTCTTATGAGAATATGACGCGTATGTTTCTTATTTTGGTTGCTTTACTCGTCTCTATATCTACTGCATTAATAGGTCCTGTAACATTTCTTGGCTTATTAACTGTCAACTTAGCACACGAATTTATGAAGACCTATGAACACAAATTTATTTTACCGGCAACAATATTATTCAGCTGGATTAGTTTATTTATAGCGCAATGGGTAGTTGAAAATCTATTCGAAGCAACAACTGAATTCAGTTTGATAGTAGATTTAGTTGGTGGAAGTTACTTCATATATTTGCTTGTCAAAAGGAGAAATGCAAATTGA